The genomic stretch AGTGTGTACTATTTTATCAAGCCACCATCTCAGCTAAGCGTCTTCAACGATTATATGGTATTCAAGCAGGGAGTGCGGTAAGTTTTTCACACATCTGCAGTGTCTTTGGTGGTATTTGACGTCGGCTTCTTGCAGTCCCATGTGGGAGGATGATATTAACAAAGATGGCGGCCGTTGGATTATAATGTTGGACAAAAACACCAAGGCCATGAATGACAAGTTGTGGCAGGATTTGGTAAGTTTTAGTATTTAAACCCTAGCGCTTATGTGCCCCTCTCATTATGTTCGCTCTTCAGCTTTTGTGCAGCATTGGCGAGTGCTTCCAACACTCGAATGAGATCAACGGTGTTGTCATCAATGTGCGCAACAAGGCCAACAAGTTGTGTGAGTAGTACTCGTGGCACACGTGGCGGATGATAGATTCTGGAtgataaattatattttcattacAGCTCTCTGGACCAGAAACTCGGCTAATGCTCACGCTGTGCTGACCCTGGGCCAGCAGTTAAAGGGACTGCTAAAATTGACCAACGTTGAGATACAGTACCAGGCCCACAAGGATGCCATGGTCCAGCATGGACCAAATTTTAATGCAATGTATAAGTTGTAAACGCCCCACTTCAAGCTCCCACAAAAACGCCACATAGTTATACTAGTAAACACCTCCAAGATCCTCTCGAGATCGTTATCGTAAATGCACAGTTCATTTTCTGTCGGAAATGTGCATCTACGATCGACTCGGAGCCACGATTACACCGATACCAGTCCACAGCACACATCACATGACAGCGAAACTCCTCTGCACTTGAGTTATGGTATATTGATATCCTCAATAAAGTATTGCATGTACTCCTGTGTGTTGTCCTTGGACCGGGATAAGTCGCTGCACATATCCCTGAAAGCCCGGTCAGAGGTAAAGGAATATGCCAAGACGTTCGTGGCCCTGGCAGAGATTCAGAGGGTTTCTGCAGGCTTGCAACCTTTCTACAGACAATTGGATGCTGGCTAAAGTGGAGGAGGCCGCTGGACAGAGGCACCAGATGATCCTCCTTGTTAACCTGGAGTCGGTGGAGCTTCTGGGCGACTCAGGCGTTGTGGAGGACTATGGGTACAAAATGACCAAGAGTTCTGGAATCAGCGTATGCCGAGAAATACGCTGATTTCTTAGGCCGAGGTCGGAAACGACCACCACGAGTCTAATCTACCCCTAAACTCTTCGactatcgggtataaatatacTCTTTCGTCACGCAGATGGCTAGAGTCTAAGTGGATCAATTTCTAGGCTCTGAAGCAATAAGCAGACAAGACAGTTGGCTTTGAAGCTGCCACAAGAATAACATCTTATCTGAAAAGCTTTCGTTGAAATACTTTCTCTTGTAGTAAATTATTAATGCCACATAAATTGTTAAATAGAGAATAAATCTCGCACAGCAGGCAACGACGGCTTTAACATTTATTAAACTTCACACCCGCCGcacgacaaacaaaaatgtaataaatattCTATGCTGTAGgtatatttgtataaaattCCCTAATGCAATTGCACAAACCGCTTTGGGAACCGCAATGCGGACGGCAAACAGCTTTCGCAAATTAATGGTCAGTTATGGGTTTCTGGAGCGGGATAAGAAGGACTTGTTCTTGTGACCTCCTCGACTGCAGCTGGTTGGAATTACCATAGTCTTTTATAGTTAGTTCAAAATAATTGTATGTGACTTCAACTTGATATCTATTTAGAGGGAACATCCGGTATAGGGTTTTATTGGCCACACTCTGGCTTAATTTATTGATAGTTCTTAGACATCGTTTTCCCCATATGTCGTTTAACTACATTTGTCCTTAAAGAGGAATATAAAAAGATTTAAAATTAAGTACTTTTTTACAGCTTTCCCATCGACCTAAGAAAACTATTTCGCTTTTCCTAAAGTTGAAAATGCACATATGCACATGTGGTTCTGAAACCGAACGAAAGACAAAGaagattttattaaaattgatgATGCTGTGCttgagtttttgtttgctaGACGACGCCtgaaaaaatgcaataaatcatTGTCAACTTTTTGAGAGAGTAAAAAGACACTACAATTTTATAATATTCAGctgattaaataaaaaatatatccaTTATATATTAGACCCAACAATCTGTCAACAATATATCTTGTAATACGCAAATATTTGGCGGAGTAAATGTACTCCCAACAATCGCTGGAAAATTAAACATTCAGAATGTTGTAGAGGGTTTCGCAATAAAATTGTGTGGAGTTCACATTCCCAGTGACCATTCCCAAATGTATAGCTCAAAAGCTGTTAAAGCTGCATAAAAAAGTAAATAGAAATAAACCCATTTCCCCATTAGCTGAGTGACACCGAAAAGGGACGAGCATCACATAGTTTGAAAGCATTTTTTCCTGTCCTGAAATGGAAACAAAACGTGTTCCTGGTGACAAAtcttttgtggctgttgtctTCCACACAAACGAAACACGTAAACCACGTGCATGGTGTGCCAAAGACATTAGAGCGACACAATTAACCTTTTTAAAGGAAGACGTCGACACATGGTGGTCCGTGCTGGAGCAGAGCAAAAAAACCCATGGATATCAAATCTCATTTGGTcccttttcattttttttccccccgACGAAAGCAATTGtaaattttttcaattttccccATTGACCTGCCATATACAAATTTTGACAATTTTTCCGATACTTTACATGTATTCTACCCCAAAAAATATCCAATTGCGATGAAAGCAATGCGAAAAGCTGTCAATAATAATCACGGATTTTTATTGACGTGCAACACAAAGCGAATGGATGGTACactatatatatctatgtaaGTGCAATGGGTATGATTATGAGTATTATGTTTCCAGAGCACTCTAGGGCTCGAAATAATAAATAGTGAAAATATACTGTCTCCACTGGCGAAAATCCCTCTGTCGTTAATCAATTTTTTGCGGATAAAGCTATGTGAAAAGCTAAACAATTTTCTCGGCTCACGTGGAAAGCGTGTGCAAAAAAGATAACCCAAAATTCAGACAAAAGTCATGCGAAATAATTCATTTTGGTGGCAGTTGTTCACGAGGATATTTTTTTTCAGAAGAATGTATGTGGACAATgctcaaatatttatacaaaaatccaaaaacgcTTTTAGTTTGTGGTTTATATAGGTTTTCTTTTGTAACTTTGTGACCCCATGGGGATATGATAGCAAAGCCATGCAATTCGGTGATGGACATTTGATGGAAGGGTCGCATCACGTAGGCAGTGGATCGGccaaaatttgaatattttgcaGGCATGTGACACTCTAGAAgatttattttgtaaatttcGAAATCGGTTGATGATCGCACATGTAAAAGAGAGTAAGAAATCTCTAGGAAACTGATTTCTAAACTTAATCTGAACATCTTAACAGATTCAATAGAGTGGATCAGTTTCATTCGACGTGGcaatatataattaaattagcGGCCGTAACCAGAAGCAAACCATTTGTCTAAAAATCTGTCTAAAATTACTTATTCTATAGATGTCACATTTGGCGCCTCTGTAAGTGATTATCTTTATTGCTTGCCCAAAAGACTACAAAATCTTGAGAGACTCCCCCTAGTACAGCTTTTGTGGCAGCCAAAGAGGTGTGCTATCTTTTCTGTCTACTTCCCAGACGTGTCATCAGCAGGAAATCCACCGCATGTCCAGCATTTACATATGGCATTTACACGTATCACCATTTTATTGGGCGGAGCCTATTTTGTGTGCCACACATTCGGGCTAACATTGCGTAtgaataattatatatttctgATTTTTTGTCCTCTCATTTTTGGGTGCTCTTTGATTAATTCTGTACCATGTGTAAGGCCATGGACAAAAGATGatttcaattgcatttcaaCCGGAGCAGGACAGGCAATCGACCTAAAAAGGACATGAATGTAATGGATATCGAATATAAGGACTTGGAAATATACAATCGGAAGTATTGCACATGCGGTGGCTCATGCACGAACATCAGGGCAATTCAAGTGCTGCCAGAGTTGGCCTcgaatcaaatgaaatgcctATCTATGTAGATCTAAGGAAAATTCATCTGCCACAACTTCGACTTGCTTTGGGagagaaaaacttttgcgTAAAGGTAAATTGGCTCGGTTCAATGTTCTGCTTtcgaatggaaaatgcaatcGACAAGCATTTTGAGGGCAGGGAACGGGCACGGGAAGTGCCTTTGTGAGCAGTCAAAAGGCAGCAATAAAATTACTTACGTCACACAGGGACCATggaaatcgaatcgaattacAGGAAAAgataaaaatggaatatgcacattcgatatatatataagaatGCATGTGAAAGCAGAATACTGTCCTGATTTAAAATGTGAGCTTGCAGCACAATTTGCATACACCAGAAAATCTGTTGGCTTCTGGCTGTGTCCCCATTGTCTGCCCCAGAAGGGCGAACCCTGGCCACACGGGTGCAATGATGAGCCGAGATTCTCGTTTTCCCCCAGGTGATGGCTAATGTCTGTGATTTGCTTGCTGGAAAGTGTCACTCTCCGCTTACCGCACTTATTGGGCCACCCAACGCACACCATTGATAATTTCATATCGCTTACTTGCTTGTAGAAGGGACTTCTCCTGCAAATTTCGGGGATAAATTAGAGTTCCACTGATTTCTGAAAGAAGAGAAATAagcaaatttaaatttttaccATTTGGTGCTATGGAATATTTGTCCTGGTATAAAGTTTTGAACTATGGCTAGGGAAGTCTCTCTGCTCTGGAGCCGTGGCTATCTGTCGCCAttgcgacacacacacacactgaaatattaaatttcaCAGCCTGCCACATAAGTGGGCCTTCTGCTTTTCCCCACTTAGTTGCACTCTGAGGGCAATGAAAAAGTTTTGCTTAGAAAATGTGCCCGGGCTGGAAGGCTGCTGCTTGTGTGTCAGAGTCATTACCAGCTGGGCTTCTCAGTATCTCCATACCCGTAGGTACATCAAACTAAGGATAGATGGTGGGAGTGCGTCACATTTGAGCAGTCAACACACTTATGCACTTAGTCGTGGATAGTAATTTGcacaacatttttaatttaaaacttGACGATACAATGACCTAATATTGGCCTGGTTGGAAAATTTTGATTGTGTTGTGGGGATTTCTTTGAAGATATTTGATAGAGTtgattttaaataatattgtcgtatacatttttttgtttttggattttttctTTCACCCTTGAAGTAACACCCATCCCATCCTTTCAGAAACAGCAAAAGGCTatagaaaacacacaaaacgcCCAAAGCCGTGTTTACAGGAATGGTAAAGGGGTATAAGAGCACGCATAAATTATACTATACCCTCATAAATGCCACAACCCATATCCCCAGCCATAAAATCAGGCATCGTTAGGTTTATTGAACTTGATAGTATGTTCCCGACACCTAGCCCAGGGTGGGGGCCATCCCCATCTAAAATTAACCGTCTTTGTTTTCATATTAAACCTTAATTATGAATGGATTTTGCTTAAGCGATCTTTAAAAAGGGATATTTACATGtagaataaaatatataaacggAGAACAAATTAAAGTTGGTTCTTTAATCTTTGAACATacaatttgtaaatttttaattaaaaattaaaagcaatttttTTCCATTCTTATCCCCTTATATTTCTGTACTCAATCACTTATTAAACGTTACTcgtattaataaataaataaaaccaataataatatatgtataacacATTTTTGTTAATGAAAAACCGTCATATGCTTTATGCCGAAGCCAAGAACAACAAACTCTtctatgtacaatgtacaccTATAACGATCTAAGCTATGccacaaataaaaaaccaaattgaTTGTAAATCCAACCaataaaaaaaccaaacgGAACAAGGTGAAATAAAAGAAGTTGTTTGAACAATGGATAAAATCAgacggaaaatggaaaaaagtgcaaaaataaaagcgTGATTCCACTCAATTACACGGGGGAAAAGACTGCGAGGGTGaaagacaagaaaaaacaataagaaagcaaaagctaagaaaatataaaatcgAAAATTGACCATAAACCCGAACCAGGGTGCTCCAGATACGTAGATAAGCGCGAAGGAGAAAACAACAATTGGTATAAACTCCCCTTTTGAAACACCCTTTGAGAGATTATTTTATTACTATTATGAGAAGACGTTTGTTACAAAGCAAGGGAATCATATCTGATTCTTTACagtgtgtacgagtatgcattTCTGTAACGAACCAGGCTGGGTGTTGGGGAGTGGGAGAAGGGCGCACGCGGTTATGCCCGGCTGGGATGCTCGTCGGCTAATTGGGGTGGTGATCTTGCCCTCCTCTCACCTGATGCCTATTTTCATTATTAACAAGTTAAAATTTATGCGTGCTACGACGAGAGTTAAGGTGGACCTAAAATTGCTGGAACACATAATTGGCCCTTTCTCCGACCTGTCCCCGAACGCTTTTCCCCGCCTCAGATCTCGTTGAGGGCGGATTGACCCTCCCTACCTTGGCCATTCCTAGGTCGCAATTTATATGGAATGGCCCCTTTGCGTCGTTATGGGATCCTCAGGGGCATTTGGCTAGCcgaaggcaacaaaaaaaaaactgtgaactaaaacattataaaatttattgaattatgaCTAAAAACTGAGCGATTCctaaattaaaactaaacatAACTCAACAAAAAGTACgtataaaaagtaaaaagaataaaaagataatatcaataaaattgcTTAATAATGATGAGGAATATAACTGACAATTATCTCGGAATTCATGTATGAAGACAGTACAACAGCCAGACCGAAAGGGGGGGAGAAACGGAGCAAACAATAGGGGAAATGTGTAATTATCTaaatttctcttttcttttctctcatGAGTGGAATTGCCAGGGTTAAATTTTCTTGTTCGTTCTCACTCACCCGATGATCCGCATATCCACCGATGAAGCGCTTCCCGGAGGAGATTTGGACCTGTAAAGTGAACTCCAATCGGGAGTAAAAcaaaggcacacaaaaaaacctcACTCACAAATCCACTCTTTGCTCGCTCCACTCTTACTTTGAGCGACTCATTCCACTCgagtacaacaaaaaaactctctcgccctttattttttttccttttctttcgcCTGCCCTTCGCCGACTGTCGCAGACTTTAAcgcacaaaaaaaactaacaaagAAATATTACTTAACTCATTAAATTATTAACACTAATCACTTAACACTGAATCCTATTATTGCTAGAGATCTCGGCCATTCCCGGTTTCTTTTAGTTTAGATTTTCCCTTCCGAAATCACTCCATCGGTTCCCGACGATAAAAGCGCTCGCGAAGCCACTCGAAAGACCCCGCCAAATCTCGGACTGCTCTTGCTTTCGCTCTAGCTACGCTATATAGCCCTGCCTTGGCTCGCTCTCCAACCAGAcgattgagttttttttttttttttcctcttccCCAAAAACCACTCAACCCCCGCTAGCGTGACGTCGGTGCCCGTGTACTTGGGcctgcaatttttttttccaccGCTGCTTTGGCTGCTCCTCTGGACCCCTTCTGGCGTCCCTTGGACTCTCGATCTCCTCGACGCCTCGCGTCTTTGGATCCGCGAAGCTGATCCGGGCCGCTTTGCAAAGAAAATACGGCGATGCGGCGTTCCTCCTTTGCGGTATCCACTGCGCCAATGGCCGGTCCTACACGGATGAAATTATCTGACTAGTCCAATTTTCCTTTACCCTTCTCAATCTTACCTAGGCTGGAAAACTAATGCCGGAATGCTGAAGCTCTTCTCCTCCCGCCGCGATTAcacttttttttcctttttagcACTTATAAAAAATACTTGTTGGCTGTTGATAGACAAAACGAACGCTCGGGTCGAGCGCCAAAACGGGAAGAGACCGAAGCCAAGCCCCTCAACAAGCTACAACCCTCGGGCCCTCTCAAAGGACAGGGTGAAATGCCAGAGAAAGTTGACAATCCAAGCTGTTAACTCTATCACTCTTCCTATGCCACTTTTCGTGATCTCCCCGACCTAGCCCATAGAGGGTGTTTGGTCTACCACGGCCCTTACGGTGCCGACCACTAGATGGCGCTGCGAACTAGCTCGCTCGCTGATCCAAGCGTTACATTTCTTATGAGCATTTAAATCTTTATTTCCCTAACAATCGGCCTACAACTTGGAGCAGAATCTTCCTGTTCTAGACAGTTTCATACATTTACCTA from Drosophila pseudoobscura strain MV-25-SWS-2005 chromosome 4, UCI_Dpse_MV25, whole genome shotgun sequence encodes the following:
- the LOC6902494 gene encoding eukaryotic translation initiation factor 4E1-like; translated protein: MVYTGYDGSALYPAMGGHMTISGDASPNEVRNLLDYGVLIKHPLEHTWTVWHWENDRSKNWSDMLNEVTSFNTVEDFFTVYYFIKPPSQLSVFNDYMVFKQGVRPMWEDDINKDGGRWIIMLDKNTKAMNDKLWQDLLLCSIGECFQHSNEINGVVINVRNKANKLSLWTRNSANAHAVLTLGQQLKGLLKLTNVEIQYQAHKDAMVQHGPNFNAMYKL